Proteins from a genomic interval of Periophthalmus magnuspinnatus isolate fPerMag1 chromosome 11, fPerMag1.2.pri, whole genome shotgun sequence:
- the kat2b gene encoding histone acetyltransferase KAT2B isoform X1: protein MADGAGFQQGSPAIGAAGSAPAAPGAGGTGSTEGPGAAGGSARIAVKKAQLRSSPRPKKLEKLGVYSSCKAEGACKCNGWKSQNPPPTPPRTDQQSSTVNLQEPCRSCSHTLGDHVTHLENVSEEEMNRLLGIVMDVEYLYTCVHKEEDADTKQVYFSLFKLLRKSILLMGKPMLEAQESPPFERPSIEQGVNNFVQYKFSHLPSKEHQTIMELAKMFLNQINYWQLETPSQRRQRVPNDDAAGYKANYTRWLCYCNVPQFCDSLPRYETTQIFGRTLLRSVFTVMRKQLLEQARQEKDKLPPEKRTLILTHFPKFLSMLEEEVYSHNSPIWSQDFLAGASGGQIPVHTVISAPPVTRPLYYSTSPVSVDLSTGGSVSPARKPASALEPNPVLFSTVGVKRKASEPLIHEENKRPKVMGDIPTELINEVMATITDSAAVPETTLLSAHSARDEAARLEERRGVIEFHVIGNSLNQKPNKRILMWLVGLQNVFSHQLPRMPKEYITRLVFDPKHKTLSLIKDGRVIGGICFRMFPSQGFTEIVFCAVTSNEQVKGYGTHLMNHLKEYHIKHEILNFLTYADEYAIGYFKKQGFSKDIKVPKTKYVGYIKDYEGATLMGCELNPSIPYTEFSVIIKKQKEIIKKLIERKQAQIRKVYPGLSCFKEGVRQIPIESIPGIRDTGWKPLGKGKELKDPDQLYSTLKTILQHVKSHQNAWPFMEPVKKTEAPGYYQVIRFPMDLKTMSERLKSRYYTTRKLFMADMQRIFTNCREYNPPESEYYKCANLLEKFFYTKIKEAGLIEK from the exons ATGGCCGACGGTGCTGGCTTTCAGCAGGGCTCTCCGGCCATAGGGGCCGCGGGCTCAGCACCGGCTGCTCCGGGGGCCGGGGGAACAGGGAGCACCGAGGGCCCCGGCGCCGCTGGAGGATCCGCTCGTATCGCTGTTAAGAAGGCGCAGCTCCGCTCATCGCCGCGGCCCAAGAAACTGGAAAAACTCGGAGTTTATTCATCGTGCAAA GCTGAAGGAGCCTGTAAGTGTAATGGTTGGAAAAGTCAGAATCCTCCCCCCACTCCCCCTCGCACTGATCAGCAGTCCAGCACTGTCAACCTCCAGGAGCCCTGCCGGAGCTGCTCGCACACCCTGG GTGACCACGTCACTCATCTAGAAAACGTTTCTGAGGAGGAGATGAACAGATTGTTGGGTATTGTTATGGATGTGGAATATCTTTACACATGTGTTCACAAAGAAGAGGATGCTGACACTAAGCAGGTCTACTTTTCCCTTTTCAAA TTGCTTAGAAAATCCATCCTGTTGATGGGAAAGCCTATGTTAGAAGCACAGGAGAGTCCTCCATTTGAAAGGCCAAGTATAGAGCAG GGAGTAAACAATTTTGTCCAATACAAATTCAGCCATCTTCCTTCTAAGGAGCATCAGACTATCATGGAGCTGGCCAAGATGTTCCTGAATCAAATCAACTACTGGCAGCTGGAAACCCCGTCCCAGAGACGACAGAGGGTTCCCAACGATGACGCAGCGGGATACAAGGCAAACTACACCAG ATGGCTATGCTACTGCAACGTGCCTCAGTTCTGTGACAGTCTGCCCCGGTACGAGACGACGCAGATCTTCGGCCGGACACTACTGCGCTCGGTGTTCACTGTGATGAGGAAGCAGCTACTGGAGCAGGCGCGGCAGGAGAAAGACAAGCTGCCACCAGAAAAACGCACACTTATTCTCACACACTTCCCCAA gtttttgtcaatgctggaggaggaggtgtacaGTCACAACTCTCCAATCTGGAGCCAAGACTTCCTGGCAGGAGCTTCAGGAGGGCAGATACCAGTCCACACAG TGATTAGTGCTCCTCCAGTCACCAGACCATTGTACTACAGCACCAGCCCCGTCTCAGTAGATCTGTCCACCGGGGGCAGTGTGAGTCCTGCTAGAAAACCAGCATCTGCTCTGGAGCCAAACCCAG tattattttccACAGTTGGTGTGAAACGCAAAGCTTCAGAGCCACTCATTCATGAGGAAAACAAACGACCCAAAGTGATGGGAGACATCCCCACGGAGCTAATCAACGAAGTCATGGCAACCATCACTGACTCTGCTGCTGTTCCTGAG ACCACTTTACTGTCTGCTCATTCGGCACGAGATGAGGCGGCCCGTCTGGAGGAGCGGCGGGGAGTGATTGAGTTCCACGTCATTGGGAACTCACTGAACCAAAAACCCAACAAGAGGATCCTGATGTGGCTGGTGGGTCTGCAGAACGTGTTCTCCCACCAGCTGCCTCGAATGCCCAAGGAGTACATCACTCGGCTCGTCTTTGACCC AAAGCACAAGACGCTGTCCTTAATTAAAGATGGCCGGGTCATTGGTGGGATCTGCTTCCGGATGTTTCCCTCACAAGGTTTTACAGAAATCGTCTTCTGTGCCGTCACATCCAATGAACAAGTCAAA GGATATGGGACCCATTTGATGAACCATTTAAAAGAATACCACATCAAACACGAAATCCTCAACTTCCTCACCTATGCTGATGAATACGCGATTGGCTATTTCAAAAAACAG gGTTTCTCAAAAGACATAAAAGTCCCTAAGACCAAATACGTGGGCTATATCAAAGACTATGAGGGCGCCACATTAATGGGCTGTGAGCTGAACCCCAGCATCCCTTACACCGAGTTCTCTGTCATAATCAAAAAGCAAAAAGAG ATAATCAAGAAGCTGATTGAAAGGAAACAGGCCCAGATCAGAAAAGTTTACCCAGGACTTTCCTGTTTTAAGGAAGGAGTACGACAGATTCCCATTGAAAGCATTCCTGGCATAC GTGACACTGGATGGAAGCCACTTGGAAAAGG GAAGGAACTGAAGGACCCGGATCAACTGTACAGCACACTAAAGACCATCCTCCAGCATGTAAAG AGTCACCAAAATGCCTGGCCTTTTATGGAGCCTGTGAAGAAAACGGAAGCGCCGGGGTACTACCAAGTCATACGCTTTCCCATGG ATCTCAAAACGATGAGCGAGCGCCTTAAAAGCAGATACTACACTACACGCAAGTTGTTCATGGCAGACATGCAGCGGATCTTCACCAACTGTCGAGAGTACAACCCCCCAGAGAGCGAGTACTACAAGTGTGCCAACTTACTGGAGAAATTCTTCTACACTAAGATCAAAGAGGCAGGACTCATTGAGAAGTAG
- the kat2b gene encoding histone acetyltransferase KAT2B isoform X2 produces MADGAGFQQGSPAIGAAGSAPAAPGAGGTGSTEGPGAAGGSARIAVKKAQLRSSPRPKKLEKLGVYSSCKAEGACKCNGWKSQNPPPTPPRTDQQSSTVNLQEPCRSCSHTLGDHVTHLENVSEEEMNRLLGIVMDVEYLYTCVHKEEDADTKQVYFSLFKLLRKSILLMGKPMLEAQESPPFERPSIEQGVNNFVQYKFSHLPSKEHQTIMELAKMFLNQINYWQLETPSQRRQRVPNDDAAGYKANYTRWLCYCNVPQFCDSLPRYETTQIFGRTLLRSVFTVMRKQLLEQARQEKDKLPPEKRTLILTHFPKFLSMLEEEVYSHNSPIWSQDFLAGASGGQIPVHTVISAPPVTRPLYYSTSPVSVDLSTGGSVSPARKPASALEPNPVGVKRKASEPLIHEENKRPKVMGDIPTELINEVMATITDSAAVPETTLLSAHSARDEAARLEERRGVIEFHVIGNSLNQKPNKRILMWLVGLQNVFSHQLPRMPKEYITRLVFDPKHKTLSLIKDGRVIGGICFRMFPSQGFTEIVFCAVTSNEQVKGYGTHLMNHLKEYHIKHEILNFLTYADEYAIGYFKKQGFSKDIKVPKTKYVGYIKDYEGATLMGCELNPSIPYTEFSVIIKKQKEIIKKLIERKQAQIRKVYPGLSCFKEGVRQIPIESIPGIRDTGWKPLGKGKELKDPDQLYSTLKTILQHVKSHQNAWPFMEPVKKTEAPGYYQVIRFPMDLKTMSERLKSRYYTTRKLFMADMQRIFTNCREYNPPESEYYKCANLLEKFFYTKIKEAGLIEK; encoded by the exons ATGGCCGACGGTGCTGGCTTTCAGCAGGGCTCTCCGGCCATAGGGGCCGCGGGCTCAGCACCGGCTGCTCCGGGGGCCGGGGGAACAGGGAGCACCGAGGGCCCCGGCGCCGCTGGAGGATCCGCTCGTATCGCTGTTAAGAAGGCGCAGCTCCGCTCATCGCCGCGGCCCAAGAAACTGGAAAAACTCGGAGTTTATTCATCGTGCAAA GCTGAAGGAGCCTGTAAGTGTAATGGTTGGAAAAGTCAGAATCCTCCCCCCACTCCCCCTCGCACTGATCAGCAGTCCAGCACTGTCAACCTCCAGGAGCCCTGCCGGAGCTGCTCGCACACCCTGG GTGACCACGTCACTCATCTAGAAAACGTTTCTGAGGAGGAGATGAACAGATTGTTGGGTATTGTTATGGATGTGGAATATCTTTACACATGTGTTCACAAAGAAGAGGATGCTGACACTAAGCAGGTCTACTTTTCCCTTTTCAAA TTGCTTAGAAAATCCATCCTGTTGATGGGAAAGCCTATGTTAGAAGCACAGGAGAGTCCTCCATTTGAAAGGCCAAGTATAGAGCAG GGAGTAAACAATTTTGTCCAATACAAATTCAGCCATCTTCCTTCTAAGGAGCATCAGACTATCATGGAGCTGGCCAAGATGTTCCTGAATCAAATCAACTACTGGCAGCTGGAAACCCCGTCCCAGAGACGACAGAGGGTTCCCAACGATGACGCAGCGGGATACAAGGCAAACTACACCAG ATGGCTATGCTACTGCAACGTGCCTCAGTTCTGTGACAGTCTGCCCCGGTACGAGACGACGCAGATCTTCGGCCGGACACTACTGCGCTCGGTGTTCACTGTGATGAGGAAGCAGCTACTGGAGCAGGCGCGGCAGGAGAAAGACAAGCTGCCACCAGAAAAACGCACACTTATTCTCACACACTTCCCCAA gtttttgtcaatgctggaggaggaggtgtacaGTCACAACTCTCCAATCTGGAGCCAAGACTTCCTGGCAGGAGCTTCAGGAGGGCAGATACCAGTCCACACAG TGATTAGTGCTCCTCCAGTCACCAGACCATTGTACTACAGCACCAGCCCCGTCTCAGTAGATCTGTCCACCGGGGGCAGTGTGAGTCCTGCTAGAAAACCAGCATCTGCTCTGGAGCCAAACCCAG TTGGTGTGAAACGCAAAGCTTCAGAGCCACTCATTCATGAGGAAAACAAACGACCCAAAGTGATGGGAGACATCCCCACGGAGCTAATCAACGAAGTCATGGCAACCATCACTGACTCTGCTGCTGTTCCTGAG ACCACTTTACTGTCTGCTCATTCGGCACGAGATGAGGCGGCCCGTCTGGAGGAGCGGCGGGGAGTGATTGAGTTCCACGTCATTGGGAACTCACTGAACCAAAAACCCAACAAGAGGATCCTGATGTGGCTGGTGGGTCTGCAGAACGTGTTCTCCCACCAGCTGCCTCGAATGCCCAAGGAGTACATCACTCGGCTCGTCTTTGACCC AAAGCACAAGACGCTGTCCTTAATTAAAGATGGCCGGGTCATTGGTGGGATCTGCTTCCGGATGTTTCCCTCACAAGGTTTTACAGAAATCGTCTTCTGTGCCGTCACATCCAATGAACAAGTCAAA GGATATGGGACCCATTTGATGAACCATTTAAAAGAATACCACATCAAACACGAAATCCTCAACTTCCTCACCTATGCTGATGAATACGCGATTGGCTATTTCAAAAAACAG gGTTTCTCAAAAGACATAAAAGTCCCTAAGACCAAATACGTGGGCTATATCAAAGACTATGAGGGCGCCACATTAATGGGCTGTGAGCTGAACCCCAGCATCCCTTACACCGAGTTCTCTGTCATAATCAAAAAGCAAAAAGAG ATAATCAAGAAGCTGATTGAAAGGAAACAGGCCCAGATCAGAAAAGTTTACCCAGGACTTTCCTGTTTTAAGGAAGGAGTACGACAGATTCCCATTGAAAGCATTCCTGGCATAC GTGACACTGGATGGAAGCCACTTGGAAAAGG GAAGGAACTGAAGGACCCGGATCAACTGTACAGCACACTAAAGACCATCCTCCAGCATGTAAAG AGTCACCAAAATGCCTGGCCTTTTATGGAGCCTGTGAAGAAAACGGAAGCGCCGGGGTACTACCAAGTCATACGCTTTCCCATGG ATCTCAAAACGATGAGCGAGCGCCTTAAAAGCAGATACTACACTACACGCAAGTTGTTCATGGCAGACATGCAGCGGATCTTCACCAACTGTCGAGAGTACAACCCCCCAGAGAGCGAGTACTACAAGTGTGCCAACTTACTGGAGAAATTCTTCTACACTAAGATCAAAGAGGCAGGACTCATTGAGAAGTAG
- the rab5aa gene encoding RAB5A, member RAS oncogene family, a, with protein sequence MANRGGATRPNGPNAGNKICQFKLVLLGESAVGKSSLVLRFVKGQFHEFQESTIGAAFLTQTVCLDDTTVKFEIWDTAGQERYHSLAPMYYRGAQAAIVVYDITNEESFARAKNWVKELQRQASPNIVIALSGNKADLANKRAVDFQDAQSYADDNSLLFMETSAKTSMNVNEIFMAIAKRLPKSEPQAAGTNTGRNRGVDLTEAAQPAKAPCCSN encoded by the exons ATGGCCAATCGAGGAGGAGCGACAAGACCTAACGGACCAAATGCAGGGAACAAAATCTGTCAGTTTAAGCTGGTGCTTCTGGGTGAGTCAGCCGTCGGAAAGTCGAGCCTGGTGCTGCGCTTTGTCAAGGGACAGTTTCATGAATTCCAAGAGAGCACAATAGGAG CTGCCTTTCTCACCCAGACAGTATGTCTAGATGACACAACTGTGAAGTTTGAAATTTGGGATACTGCAGGTCAAGAACGTTACCACAGTTTGGCGCCTATGTATTACAGAGGTGCACAAGCAGCCATAGTcgtctatgacatcacaaatgaG GAATCATTTGCTCGAGCAAAGAATTGGGTAAAAGAGCTACAAAGACAAGCTAGTCCTAATATTGTCATTGCATTGTCGGGCAACAAGGCAGATCTGGCCAATAAAAGAGCTGTGGACTTCCAG GATGCACAGTCATACGCAGATGACAACAGCTTACTTTTTATGGAGACATCAGCCAAGACATCTATGAATGTGAATGAGATATTTATGGCTATTG CAAAGAGATTACCGAAGAGCGAACCTCAGGCTGCTGGAACTAACACTGGCCGTAACCGGGGAGTGGACCTAACAGAGGCTGCCCAGCCCGCCAAGGCTCCATGCTGCAGTAACTAA